GGGGCCGTGTCCTCGGTCGCGGACGCGGTGGACTCAGGGAGACGGAACGCGCCGCTGTCGAAGCGGGTCACCCCGTCCTCCTGGTGCGTCGCCACGGCCTCGGGCGGCAGGGCCCGGAGACGCGGGATGAGGGCTCCGCGGATCTCGCCCTGCTGCGAGAGCGTGATGGCCTCGTTGTTGCCGGGGGAGAGCGCGTGCTTCTTCGCGTCGTAGGACCAGCGCGCGTCGTGGTCGATCTCCTCGCTCGTGAAGGCGACCTTCACGACCCATCCGCCCAGCTGCTCCTTCCAGCTGCTCCAGCGCACCTCGGTCGCGCCGAGTGACTCCAGGCGCTCCTCGATGACCTGGCCGAAGAGCGTGCCCTGGCCCATGGGGTCGACCTCGATGGCCGTGTGCACGGGCACCTTCATCGCGCTGCGGACGACGTGCTCGCGCTCGGCGACGACCGGACCCTCGAACTTGCGGACGTACTCGACGGACGCGCCGGTCTCCCGCGCGACGTCCTCGGCGCTCATGCCCTGCCGGATGAAGGACTGGATGATGCGCGGGGCGGCCTTGCGCGTGGCGGCTCCGTCCCCGGACTGGCGGCGCAGCGCCTGGCGGAACGAGTCGTCCATGACGAGGCGGTGCCGTTCACCGCCCGCCGTCTCGACGACGAGGGCGCCGTCCTCGACTCCGACGATCTTCAGATCCTGCATGTGTTCCACGCCTCTCGCGCTCACTGGACGATTCACGATGACACGAGTCGGCCCCTCTTCCGGGGAATACGCGTGGCGCGCCGCGACTTGTGTCCGACGAGAGCGCCGGGAGGCGGGATCACGGCCCCGGACGGCACTCAGTTAGTGCGCGAACGGTGTACCGTGTGAGTCCGCATCCACGGCTCGGGGACGGGCCGGCTCCCCGCATCCAAACCGCCGATCAGGAGCCCCGTCAGGGGCTCGGAGGACGGTTTGCTATCCGGATGCGATTCATGCAAACTGTGCCCGCCGATTCCGTTCGGCGGTTATTCGAGAAGTGGACAGGAATGGCAACTGATTACGACGCCCCGCGCAAGACGGAGGACGACTCCGACTCGATCGAGGCTCTGAAGGAGCGCGTCCCGGACCGCATGTCCGGGGTCGTGGACGTCGACGATGCCGACAACCCCGGGAGCTTCGACCTCGCCGGAGCCGACCTCTCGGACCTCGAGCTCGAGACGGTGGTGCTGCCTCCGCAGGCCGACGAGTTCACCTGCGTGAGCTGCTTCCTGGTGAAGCACCGCTCGCAGATCGACCACCAGGAGAAGCTCGGACCCATCTGCCAGGAGTGCGCCGCGTAGAGCGACGCCGGGCGAGAGCCCCGCAGAGGTCCCCGACCTCACCGCACGTCATGATCGCCGCGATCCCCGGATCGCGGCGATCAGTCGTTCCGGGGTGCGGGTGGAGAGCAGCCAGTACGGAGCGGGATCCGACGCGTCGAGGAGCGGAACCCGCACGACCGGATCCACCCAGCCGCGGATGACGAGGTGGGCCCGCGCGTGCAGCCGCGTGCCGCGTTCCGCCGTCGCCTCCGCCCCGCGGAAGCCCTCCGGCTCGCCGAGCTGGTCGACGTCGATCGACGCGCGGCCCGCCCGCAGCCGGCCGTCGGCCACCTCGAGCACGGGGCTCGTCATGACGAGGATCGCCACGACGCCCGCGTACAGCACGATCGCGACGACCACCCCGGCCAGCACGCTGATGGGGAGGAACACGAGCAGGCTCGCGGGGATGACGAGGGCGGTCGCGACGAACAGCCAGGGAGCCGGCCACAGCCGCTCCCGGTAGGGGGAGGGGTGCATGCGCCTATTCGATCAGATTCCTGCACTAGCCTCGGACCGTGCCCGATCCCGTCGACGTCCTCATCGCGGGCGACGCCCCGATCCCGGCCTACGCGCACCCCGGTGACGCGGGAGCGGATCTCACGAGCGCGGAGTCCCTCCGCCTCGATCCCGGCCAGCGGGCGACCGTGGGCACGGGCGTGTCCATCGCCCTCCCCGACGGGTACGCCGCCTTCGTGCTCCCGCGCAGCGGCCTCGCGGCCGAGCACGGCATCACGATCGTGAACGCGCCCGGGACCGTCGACGCGGGCTACCGCGGCGAGATCCGCGTGACCCTGCTCAACACGGACGCCGACGCCGCGTACGATGTCGCGGTCGGCGACCGCATCGCGCAGGTCGTCGTCATGCCGGTCAGCCGCGTGCGCTTCGTGCCCGTGGAGAAGCTGCCCGGGAGCCACCGCGGCTCGGGGGGCTTCGGCTCGACGGGCAGCGGCGCCCTCCCCGCCCGAGAACCAGGAGACCTGACATGACCGACGAGAACCTCCCCCAGCCGGACGCCGCCGTCGACGAGGACGCCGAGCACGTCCTGGACGCCAAGTCCGCTCCCGACGACCGCGCCGACGAGGGCCCGCTCGACGAGACCGAGGCGAACCCGGTCCGGCCCTACGTCGACCTCGGCGGGATCAAGATCCTGCCCCGCGAGGGTCTGCACCTCCGGCTCGAGGTCGCGGAGGGCACGCAGCAGGTCGTGGCCGTCGGCCTCGACTACGCCGAGTCCAGCCTCCAGGTGCAGCCGTTCGCGGCGCCCCGTTCCAGCGGCCTCTGGCACGAGATCCGCACCACCATCGGTGAGCAGATCCAGCGGCAGGGCGGCACGACCCGCCTGGCCGACGGCCCGTTCGGCCCGGAGCTCCACGCCGTGATCCCCGTGGTGCAGCAGCCGGGACAGCCGGCGGCGAGCACGCGCGAGGCGCGCTTCATCGGCGTCGACGGCCCGCGCTGGTTCCTGCGCGGCGTCATCACCGGCCGTGCCGTCTCCGACGCGGACGCCGCCGCCGCGGTCGAGGACCTGTTCCGCAGCGTCGTCGTCGTGCGCGGCACGTCGCCCATGCCGCCGCGCGACCTCATCCCGCTGAAGATGCCGGCCGCGCAGGTCGGCACGACGCCCGGCGCCGCGCCCCTCGGCGAGAGCCCCGCCCCGGCCCTGGGCTCCTGAGCGTGACGGGCGACGGCCCGCTCGACCGCGATCCCGCGCGGGCCGAGGACGAGACGGCCGCACGACGGGCGGAGGCGACCCCCTCGTCCGCCGCCGACCACGCGGACGGCGGACCCCGCCCACCGGCGCCCGCGACCGCGCCTGGCGAGGCCCTCGGCGCGAGCATGGCGCAGGCCGCCGAGCGCGCCGGCCTCGGCCAGGCCGCTCGCGGCGAGACCATGACCGCCTCCGCGCTCCTCACGGCGATGGGCGGCGTCCGCGGCGTGCTCGAGGCCATCGTGCCCGGGCTCCTCTTCCTCGTGGCCTTCACCATCACGCGCGACGTCGTCCTCTCGGTCGCGGTACCGGTGGCGGTCGCGGTCGTGGCCGTCGTCGCCCGGCTCCTCCAGCGCTCCGCCGTCGCGCCCGCCGTGGGCGGCCTGGTGGGCATCGTCATCTCCGCGTTCCTCGCCCTCCGGTCGGGGGAGGGCCGGGACTTCTACGCCCTCGGGCTCTGGACCAACGGCGCGTACTTCGCGGTGCTGCTCGTCTCCGTCGTCGTCGGCTGGCCGCTCGTGGGCGTGGCCGTGGGGTTCCTCATGGGCGACGGCACGGCCTGGCGGCAGGACCGCCGGAAGGCCCGCGCCCTGCGGCTCCTCACGCTCGTCTGGGTCGGCTTCTTCGCGCTGCGCCTCGCGGTGCAGCTCCCGCTCTACCTCGCCGACGCCATCGACGCGCTCGGCGTCGCCCGCCTGGTGATGGGCACGCCCCTCTACGGCGTGCTGCTCGTGCTCTCCTGGCTCTTCGTCCGCGCCGTCTACGCGAAGGACCCCGCCGCACCGACGGCGTGAGCCCGACGGGCCGACCGCGCGGCGGGGCGTGATCCCCGCGGCGCGGTGGTAGATTCATCTCGACGTCGAGATACATCGGCGCCGTCCCGCCCCGCGTCGGCGCGCCCGTTCAGGGTCGCCTTACTGGACCCGGCCGCGGCGGGCGACCAAGATCGGGTGACGGGCGGAACGGGATTCCGCGCCCATCCAACGAGGGAAGAGGGCCACGTGTCTGCAATCAACAGCTTCGGCGCGAAGGACACACTCCGCGTCGGGGACACCGACTACGAGATCTACCGCATCGACACCGTGCCGGGCCACGAGCGTCTCCCGTTCAGCCTCAAGGTGCTGCTGGAGAACCTCCTCCGCACCGAGGACGGCAAGAACGTCACCGGGACGCAGATCAGCGCCCTCGGCGACTGGGTGCCCGAGTCCGAGCCCGACACCGAGATCCAGTTCACGCCGGGCCGCGTCGTGATGCAGGACTTCACCGGCGTGCCCTGCATCGTCGACCTCGCCACCATGCGCGAGGCCGTCGGCGAGCTGGGCGGCGACCCGACCCGGATCAACCCGCTGGCGCCCGCGGAGCTCGTCATCGACCACTCCGTCATCGCCGACCTCTTCGGCTCCGAGGACGCGCTCGAGCGCAACGTCGACATCGAGTACGAGCGCAACGGCGAGCGGTACCAGTTCCTCCGCTGGGGCCAGACGGCGTTCGAGGACTTCAAGGTCGTCCCGCCCGGCACCGGCATCGTCCACCAGGTCAACATCGAGCACCTCGCCCGCGTCACCATGACGCGCGAGGTCGGCGGCGTCCTGCAGGCCTACCCCGACACGTGCGTCGGCACCGACTCGCACACCACCATGGTCAACGGCCTGGGCGTGCTGGGCTGGGGCGTCGGCGGCATCGAGGCGGAGGCGGCCATGCTCGGCCAGCCGGTCTCGATGCTCATCCCCAAGGTCGTCGGCTTCAAGCTCGCGGGGGAGATCCCCACGGGCGTCACCGCCACCGACGTGGTGCTCACCATCACGCAGATGCTGCGCAAGCACGGCGTCGTCGGCAAGTTCGTCGAGTTCTACGGATCCGGCGTCGGCGCCGTCCCGCTCGCCAACCGCGCCACCATCGGCAACATGAGCCCCGAGTTCGGCTCGACCGCCGCGGTCTTCCCCATCGACGACGTCACGCTCGAGTACCTGCGCCTCACGGGCCGCAGCGAGGAGCAGGTCGCGCTCGTCGAGGCCTACGCCAAGGAGCAGGGCCTCTGGCACGACGCCGCGGTGGAGCCCACCTTCAGCGAGTACCTCGAGCTGGACCTCTCCACGGTCGTCCCCTCCATCGCCGGCCCGAAGCGCCCGCAGGACCGCATCGAGCTCACCGACGCCAAGTCGCAGTTCGAGCGCGACCTCAACGACTACGCGAAGGTCGACCACGACATCGTCGACCTCGCGTCGGCCATGAGCTTCCCCGCGTCCGACCCGGGCGAGCTGCAGCCGGAGGACGAGCACTCCACGCACGAGACGCACCACGCGTCGAACAGCCCCGCGAGCGTCACCAAGCCGACGCGCGTCACCCTCGAGGACGGGCGCGACTTCACGCTCGACCACGGCGCCGTGGCCATCGCGGCGATCACGTCGTGCACCAACACGTCGAACCCGTCGGTCATGCTCGCCGCCGGGCTCCTCGCCCGCAACGCCAGCAAGAAGGGCCTCAAGGCCAAGCCGTGGGTGAAGACCACGCTGGCGCCGGGATCCAAGGTCGTCACGGACTACTACGAGAAGTCCGGCCTCACCACGTACCTCGAGGACCTCGGCTTCTACACGGTCGGCTACGGCTGCACCACCTGCATCGGCAACTCCGGACCGCTGCTCGACGAGATCTCCACCGCCGTGCAGGACAACGACCTCGCCGTCACGGCCGTCCTCTCGGGCAACCGCAACTTCGAGGGCCGCATCAACCCCGACGTGAAGATGAACTACCTCGCGAGCCCGCCGCTCGTCATCGCCTACGCGCTGGCCGGGTCGATGAACTTCGACTTCGACGCCGACGCGCTCGGCACCGACACCGAGGGCAACGAGGTGTTCCTGAAGGACATCTGGCCCGACGCGGCCGAGGTCCAGTCGACGATCGACAGCTCCATCGACACGGGCATGTTCACGCACCAGTACGCCGGCGTCTTCGACGGCGACGAGCGCTGGCGCTCGCTCCCCACTCCCACGGGCGCCACGTTCGAGTGGGACGCGGAGTCGACCTACGTCCGGAAGCCCCCGTACTTCGAGGGCCTGACGATGGAGACCACGCCGGTCTCGGACATCACGGGCGCGCGCGTGCTCGCCAAGCTGGGCGACTCGGTCACGACCGACCACATCAGCCCGGCCGGCTCGATCAAGGCGGACAGCCCCGCCGGCCGCTACCTCGACGAGCACGGGGTGGGCCGCAAGGACTACAACTCCTACGGCTCGCGTCGCGGCAACCACGAGGTCATGATCCGCGGCACGTTCGCGAACATCCGCCTCCGCAACCAGCTGCTGGACGGCGTCGAGGGCGGCTACACGCGCGACTTCACGCAGCCCGACGGCCCGCAGTCGTTCATCTACGACGCCGCGCAGAACTACGCGGCCTCGAGCACCCCGCTGGTGATCCTCGCGGGCAAGGAGTACGGCTCCGGCTCGTCGCGCGACTGGG
This is a stretch of genomic DNA from Clavibacter zhangzhiyongii. It encodes these proteins:
- the sepH gene encoding septation protein SepH; the encoded protein is MQDLKIVGVEDGALVVETAGGERHRLVMDDSFRQALRRQSGDGAATRKAAPRIIQSFIRQGMSAEDVARETGASVEYVRKFEGPVVAEREHVVRSAMKVPVHTAIEVDPMGQGTLFGQVIEERLESLGATEVRWSSWKEQLGGWVVKVAFTSEEIDHDARWSYDAKKHALSPGNNEAITLSQQGEIRGALIPRLRALPPEAVATHQEDGVTRFDSGAFRLPESTASATEDTAPQQWEAPRRDEGASVAHLGRQGNHPAGTQQPARVAQAELNETADLLEALRRRRGERESVPRDDEGDDAVDEAPAPAASPAPAARRDEPLSRPRGGQRSVPPLRSAVIPGIGRVDSGRDRARDDAEDEGLRTPGAGEGRGSGKPSGRRGRTAMPSWDEIVFGARSDDDHLA
- a CDS encoding DUF4193 domain-containing protein; translated protein: MATDYDAPRKTEDDSDSIEALKERVPDRMSGVVDVDDADNPGSFDLAGADLSDLELETVVLPPQADEFTCVSCFLVKHRSQIDHQEKLGPICQECAA
- a CDS encoding DUF3093 domain-containing protein, which encodes MHPSPYRERLWPAPWLFVATALVIPASLLVFLPISVLAGVVVAIVLYAGVVAILVMTSPVLEVADGRLRAGRASIDVDQLGEPEGFRGAEATAERGTRLHARAHLVIRGWVDPVVRVPLLDASDPAPYWLLSTRTPERLIAAIRGSRRS
- the dut gene encoding dUTP diphosphatase; the protein is MPDPVDVLIAGDAPIPAYAHPGDAGADLTSAESLRLDPGQRATVGTGVSIALPDGYAAFVLPRSGLAAEHGITIVNAPGTVDAGYRGEIRVTLLNTDADAAYDVAVGDRIAQVVVMPVSRVRFVPVEKLPGSHRGSGGFGSTGSGALPAREPGDLT
- a CDS encoding DUF3710 domain-containing protein; the encoded protein is MTDENLPQPDAAVDEDAEHVLDAKSAPDDRADEGPLDETEANPVRPYVDLGGIKILPREGLHLRLEVAEGTQQVVAVGLDYAESSLQVQPFAAPRSSGLWHEIRTTIGEQIQRQGGTTRLADGPFGPELHAVIPVVQQPGQPAASTREARFIGVDGPRWFLRGVITGRAVSDADAAAAVEDLFRSVVVVRGTSPMPPRDLIPLKMPAAQVGTTPGAAPLGESPAPALGS
- a CDS encoding DUF3159 domain-containing protein, with amino-acid sequence MTGDGPLDRDPARAEDETAARRAEATPSSAADHADGGPRPPAPATAPGEALGASMAQAAERAGLGQAARGETMTASALLTAMGGVRGVLEAIVPGLLFLVAFTITRDVVLSVAVPVAVAVVAVVARLLQRSAVAPAVGGLVGIVISAFLALRSGEGRDFYALGLWTNGAYFAVLLVSVVVGWPLVGVAVGFLMGDGTAWRQDRRKARALRLLTLVWVGFFALRLAVQLPLYLADAIDALGVARLVMGTPLYGVLLVLSWLFVRAVYAKDPAAPTA
- the acnA gene encoding aconitate hydratase AcnA, whose amino-acid sequence is MSAINSFGAKDTLRVGDTDYEIYRIDTVPGHERLPFSLKVLLENLLRTEDGKNVTGTQISALGDWVPESEPDTEIQFTPGRVVMQDFTGVPCIVDLATMREAVGELGGDPTRINPLAPAELVIDHSVIADLFGSEDALERNVDIEYERNGERYQFLRWGQTAFEDFKVVPPGTGIVHQVNIEHLARVTMTREVGGVLQAYPDTCVGTDSHTTMVNGLGVLGWGVGGIEAEAAMLGQPVSMLIPKVVGFKLAGEIPTGVTATDVVLTITQMLRKHGVVGKFVEFYGSGVGAVPLANRATIGNMSPEFGSTAAVFPIDDVTLEYLRLTGRSEEQVALVEAYAKEQGLWHDAAVEPTFSEYLELDLSTVVPSIAGPKRPQDRIELTDAKSQFERDLNDYAKVDHDIVDLASAMSFPASDPGELQPEDEHSTHETHHASNSPASVTKPTRVTLEDGRDFTLDHGAVAIAAITSCTNTSNPSVMLAAGLLARNASKKGLKAKPWVKTTLAPGSKVVTDYYEKSGLTTYLEDLGFYTVGYGCTTCIGNSGPLLDEISTAVQDNDLAVTAVLSGNRNFEGRINPDVKMNYLASPPLVIAYALAGSMNFDFDADALGTDTEGNEVFLKDIWPDAAEVQSTIDSSIDTGMFTHQYAGVFDGDERWRSLPTPTGATFEWDAESTYVRKPPYFEGLTMETTPVSDITGARVLAKLGDSVTTDHISPAGSIKADSPAGRYLDEHGVGRKDYNSYGSRRGNHEVMIRGTFANIRLRNQLLDGVEGGYTRDFTQPDGPQSFIYDAAQNYAASSTPLVILAGKEYGSGSSRDWAAKGTSLLGVKAVITESFERIHRSNLIGMGVVPLQFPAGETWDTLGLDGTEEISITGLEELNSGTTPRTVRVVAAPTADSPAGKQTVEFDALVRIDTPGEADYYRNGGILQYVLRSLVA